The nucleotide sequence TGGTGACCCGTGGAGTTCGGCTCCGTTGTGACGGCAGTTGCAGGGCGCTCCTGAGGCGGACCCTGATAGACGATCGTCCCTCCACCCGGACCGGCTGCCGGGCCCAGCTCGATGACATGGTCTGCCGCCTGCACGATCAAGGGAGAATGCTCGACGACGACGACGCTGTTCCGCAGCTCCTGCAGCCGACGAAGTGCGGCAATCATCCGCGGGATTTCTTCTTCAGCCAGTCCAGCGGAGAGCTCATCAATCACCAGCAGAGTTCCGGTCACACCGGATCCGATTGTCGCCGCCAGCATCAATCGCCGCGTCTCGCCACCCGATAAAGTGCTCGCGTCACGGTTGAGCGTGACATATCCCATGCCCAACTGAATGACGTCCCCCAGGCGACGCGTGATTTCTCGCCGGACCAGCAGCGTCGCTTGAGCCTCGACGGGACTGAGAGTCTCCCCCAGTCCTTCGATGACATTGATGAGTTCCGACGAAGAGAGCTGACACATCTCGGCAATCGAACGTCCCGCGACCTGCACTGCACGCGCTTCGTCTCGATATCGCGTTCCCTGGCACGCGGGACAGGGGGCCGGCGTCGGACCGTCCCCCGTCGTTCGTCCTGTACCTCGGCAGACAATGCAGGCCCCGGCAGAGAGATGACTGAATAAACGAGGCTCGGTCGGTAGATAGAGTTTCCCGCAGGCGGTACACGTCAGACTTCGATGAAAGTGCCGCACGGACCAGTTCCGGCCATCGACGATCTGAATTTCGCCCTCTTTGGATTGCGTGTCTCTTTCCGGGAGAGACGTCTCAGACGAAGATGGATCAAGTGCAGATGGATCAGGGGAATCCTTTTCCGGACGGGATACTTCGGTCAGTAACACGCACTGTCCATTCCCTTCCCGATATGCAACTTCCACGCTTTCCAGCAGCCGCTCTTCGGAAACCTTCCCCACGACGAGGCGATCGCTGATGATCCAGGGAGTCTCCGAGGCGGGCCAGGTTGAGTTTGCTCCCAGGTCCTGCGTGACGCCCCCCCAGATACCACGAGCAAATCCGCGAGCCAGCCAGGCGGCTGGTGCCGGTCGCTGCTCGGTCGCGGGAAGAGCAAACCCCAGTTGGCAGCGCGTTCCCACGGAAAGTCCGAGGATCGTGCGGACCACGTCCAGCGTGGAATGGGATTTGACTTCGATCTGGCACTGCGGACAGAGGATGTGACCGGCTCGCGAAAAGAGCATTCTCAGTCCGTCGAGCAGATCCGCAATGACGGCCACCGTCGTCCGGTTGTCAGCACGCTGACCCCGTGCGGAATCACTGCGAATCGCGATCGCCAGAGGAACATGAGCGATCCGGTCTGCGTCAGGCCGATCGATCCGTTCCAGATGCTGCCGTGCCGAGACCGAGAAGCTCTCGATATACCGCCGCTGTCCTTCGGCGAAGAGAGTGTCGAACGCCAGGCTGCTTTTCCCCGATCCGCTGACCCCCGACAGAACGACGAGTTTTCCGAGGGGAATATCGACATCAATGTTCTTCAAATTGTGAACCCGCACACCGCGCAGTTCCATCTGGCGCGTTGGGGTCTGAACATCCGGCAGCGTCGAAGCAGACATAGGTCGTAAACAGACTCTGAAGAAACAAGGGCGTCAGGCAACTGACGTCAGTGTCTCTGCATCCTCGAAAAAAAGCGACCGAACCCACCCCCTCGCAGCAACGGAGTCGGGAACGGAGCGATGGCGAAAATACAGCCCCGCGGGAAATGTCGTCATGACGCACCAGTAGCCATGCCCAAGATAGGGGTAGGAAGGACCGATTGAATTCGGTCCCCCCTCCCTCCGAACCGTACGGGCGGTTTTCCCGCATACGGCTCTCTAGTCAGTCGGTTCTTATGGATTGGACGAAGCGGACATGGGTTCCATTCAGGTCTTTGTACCCGTGTTCTGCAAAGAAGCGAATTGGCCAACGGATATGAGAGGGACTGCGTTGCGGGTTCCGTCGATGCCGTTTCTTGAGAATCCGTCGGAGTCTGCGGCGAATCGTTTCGTCGTACTTTTGAAAGATGCTCCAGTGGCAATGACGGAAATAGGCAAACCATCCTTGGGCGGTCTGGTTGATCCGCTGGATGATCGTCTCCAGCGAGTCACCGGATTGGCGTGGGGTCAGATCGCGGATGCGATCCATAAACCGTTTGTGACTCTTGGCACGAGGGAAACGAAGGTTTCCTCGAAATGAGTACCCGAGAAAAGAGAAACTCTTGACGCGTGAGTCGACGATGCTTGTCTTTTCAGAATGGAGTGTGAGTCCGTTCGCCTGAACCCATGTGCTCACCGTTGCAAGAGCTGCTTCCGCTTCCTCCTGAGATCGACACAGGATGACGAAGTCATCCGCATACCGAACCAATTGGAAACCGTTCTCGCTCAGGAGGTGGTCCAGGGGGTTGAGATAGGCGTTGGCCAGGACGGGGGACAGCACCGCGCCTTGTGGTACACCGGCAATCGGAGTCCACGGACGCAAGTCTTCGATAATCCCCTGATCAAGAAACATCTTGATCAAGCCGATCACGCTACGATCCGAGATCTGTTCCTGAACAAGCGCCAGTAAGCGATCTTTGGGAATCGTATCGAAGAAACTCTTTAAATCGGCGTCGACCACATACACGTACCCTTCTTTGAGCAAACGTTCCACGCAACACAGAGCGTGATGACAGCCGCGTCCATGCCGGAAGCCGAAGCTTCGCTCATGGAATGTCGCGTCCAGAATCGGTTCAATCACATGAACCAACGCCGTTTGCACGACGCGGTCCCGGACCGTCGGAATTCCCAGTGGTCGCTTCTCCTGACTTCCTGGCTTCGGAATCCAAGTCCGTTTGACGAAAGAAGGGACATAAGTTCCTTCCCGCAGTTGATCGCGCATCCTGCCGAGTTCCTGCCGCTCGTTCGCCTCGAAGTCGTCCACTGTTTGTCGATCCACTCCCGCCGCTCCCTTCTTGCCGACTACCTTGCGGGCAGCGCAGAAGAGATTCATTGCGCTAAACACCTTGTCCATCAGCGTATGCCATTTTCCTCCTCTCACTTTGTGTTCCAAAAGTGTCGCCAACATGCGCTCTGTCCAAACCGCGGGGTGAGCCCACTGAGCAATGCTCGGTGTCTCTCCGGCCGGTGTAGCCGCGAACGGCACTGTGATCGGGATATAATCCCGCCTGGAGGCGGGCTTTCTTCCTTTTGGTTTAGTCATTGCACCTCGACCTTCCTGTTCCCCTTGGCTCCACCGCGTTTTGCTGCACGGCTTCACGGCTACTATGGGAACTCTGACTTCTGTCGGACGCTTCAACCAGCTTGTTCCGGTGTCGTTGATTCGCTCCTGTCTGTGGGCCACAACACGATGCCCACCAGGCCTGGACCATTCAGCATGGAGCGATCCCCACTCCCCGTTTCTGTCGACGCAAGCTGTCCACGACCTTTTTTTTCCGACAGATCTCTCTGCTTATCTCGTTTGACCTTCCAACCATTCCGACCTCAACCACCGCATCGCCTTTTCACCACGATCGATTTGTCACGTTACATCACCGTCGTGGTTTGCCGTGTAGCTCGTCAGGGAAGATCCCAGGAGCAGAAGAAGGGCTCCTTCACACAGCTGAGGGTTCGCCATTGACTAGCAGGCTCCCCGACAGGCTTGGCCGAATCAGGTTCACTTTCGTTTCGGACTGGTTGTTCTCCTCAGATTGCTCCCCACCCCTTCTCACGAAGACGCAGTTACCAATGTTGGATTCAGGCCGGTAACGTTAGCCTGAGAGGGACTCACACCCTCCTGATCAAACGCCTTCACAGACGCACTAGCCCTGACGCTCCGCGGCAGGAAAGCCGAATCGCCAATGCACTACAAATGCTCGCAGTCCCAAACAACCAAAACCCACCTGACTCTCCACTCCCCTCGATCCCCCAAAGCATAAGATCCCAGAAGGACCCACCCAATCCGTTCAAACTCCTGGCAAAAGTCAGTCCCCCTCCGTTCGACCAAAAAACGTTCTCAGAATTTCTTCGCGAGTGATCGAGTGATGTCGAATCCCCCCTCTCAGGTTCGACAAAATGACGTGCCGTCCTCCCACTCTCAAAAGGAAAACCATATCCATGGCGAATTCAAAAAACTCTGTGCGACTGCATCGCGTCCTGCGTGCTCCGGCAGAACGCGTCTACAAAGCTTTTCTCGATCCCGACGCTCTGTGCCGCTGGCTCCCACCCTATGGCTATTTAGGAAAGATCGACCGGATCGATCCTAAAGTAGGAGGTGGCTACCACATGTCGTTCACTAATTTCAGTACCGGCCACAGTCATTCGTTTCAGAGCAACTTCCTGGAACTCGTTCCCAGCGAACGAATCCGGATTGCCGACAAATTCGACGATCCGGGGTTTGCCTCTGGGATGACAAAAACCATTACGCTCCGGGAAGTCAGTTGCGGCACGGAGATCGAAGTCCTGCATGACGGACTTCCGTCTGCCATCCCCGCCGAAATGTGCTATCTCGGCTGGCAGGAATCCCTCCTTCAGCTCGCCCGCCTCGTCGAGCCCGAAATTCCCTGAGGCGAATAGCCCGATCCGTTTGGCAATGAAACGGTGTATGCTGTTCACTCCGAGCGTGTGATTTTTTCCCAATCGGCGCTCAGTTTTCCGCTTTTCACCGCTTTTTGATTTAGTCGCGTGTTGAATCCTCGGCTGCGTGGTTCAATCCATTGCCAATCCTCATATCTGCAGTCGACGTTACTCCATTTCGCTCAGATTGAGCGATTCCCTTTCGATTCCAATCCATTTTCAGGTCACTAATCCCAAGTTGATGAGTCGGAGAAGATTGAATGTGATCGCATACCACTCGACCACCGTTTGGACTTTCTCCAACCCACGGACTCGGAACTGGGTGAGTCCTCGATTACGAAACTCGGCATTCACATATTCCGCGATCGATGGCCGTTGCTTATATCGCTGCTGGGCGGCTTCAGTTGCCATTCGTTGACGAAACGCAAAGCATTCATCGGTGTCGCATTTCTTTCTGGCAAACGGATCATTTCCTCGCTTCTTCATGGCCTTCTCACCATGCACGGGAGCGTGAACCTGGCTGCCTGCATTCTCCGTTTTCGTGATCTGATCATGGGTTACAAAACCATTGTCGACCAAGTAGTTCTGAGGAGCCTTACCATAGTTCGCGATGATTTGTGATTGCATGGGGAACATCTCCTGGCCATCGTTCCCTTTCTTTGTCACGTCTACTCCCACGATGATACGTGAAGCTCCGTCTGTGGCGACCTGTACGTTATATGCGGGCCGAAATCCTCCATCTCCCATTTTCATTTTGCGAGCATCGGGATCGGTCGTGCTGCAACGCGCTTCTTTAGGAGTCTCGACCTTGCCTCGGCGTCGCTGGTCTTGCTCCTTCTGCAGTTCGGCCACCTGTTTCA is from Schlesneria sp. DSM 10557 and encodes:
- a CDS encoding SRPBCC family protein gives rise to the protein MANSKNSVRLHRVLRAPAERVYKAFLDPDALCRWLPPYGYLGKIDRIDPKVGGGYHMSFTNFSTGHSHSFQSNFLELVPSERIRIADKFDDPGFASGMTKTITLREVSCGTEIEVLHDGLPSAIPAEMCYLGWQESLLQLARLVEPEIP
- the ltrA gene encoding group II intron reverse transcriptase/maturase produces the protein MLATLLEHKVRGGKWHTLMDKVFSAMNLFCAARKVVGKKGAAGVDRQTVDDFEANERQELGRMRDQLREGTYVPSFVKRTWIPKPGSQEKRPLGIPTVRDRVVQTALVHVIEPILDATFHERSFGFRHGRGCHHALCCVERLLKEGYVYVVDADLKSFFDTIPKDRLLALVQEQISDRSVIGLIKMFLDQGIIEDLRPWTPIAGVPQGAVLSPVLANAYLNPLDHLLSENGFQLVRYADDFVILCRSQEEAEAALATVSTWVQANGLTLHSEKTSIVDSRVKSFSFLGYSFRGNLRFPRAKSHKRFMDRIRDLTPRQSGDSLETIIQRINQTAQGWFAYFRHCHWSIFQKYDETIRRRLRRILKKRHRRNPQRSPSHIRWPIRFFAEHGYKDLNGTHVRFVQSIRTD